One part of the Glycine max cultivar Williams 82 chromosome 14, Glycine_max_v4.0, whole genome shotgun sequence genome encodes these proteins:
- the LOC112999329 gene encoding protein MAIN-LIKE 1-like yields MAPADSEEIVADIPADTGVEAAEDEHEGFSGGPSDPSVLTQYADHIACSVWTGERPELKLSSHGRKVHSLGRPVPAIDGLVAGTGLSPLIACSVDTGDWGLLSSFVERWHRETSSFYLSVGELTITLDDVSSLLHLLVVGDLHAFQPLHVDDVVQMLVDLLMVSAESAMAKTAQCRGPYVRLQWVRDIYKRRCQAGHWTATARAYLFHLLGCTLFSNKSATNVHVVYLEALRDLSQTRRYA; encoded by the exons ATGGCACCAGCTGATTCTGAGGAGATTGTGGCAGACATTCCTGCGGACACAGGCGTGGAGGCTGCTGAGGATGAGCATGAGGGATTTTCGGGTGGTCCGAGCGACCCATCTGTGTTGACCCAGTATGCAGATCACATTGCTTGCAGCGTATGGAcgggagag CGTCCTGAGTTGAAGTTATCCTCTCACGGGAGGAAGGTCCATAGTTTAGGCAGGCCTGTCCCTGCCATTGATGGACTCGTTGCTGGGACAGGACTAAGTCCTCTAATCGCGTGTTCGGTAGACACCGGCGATTGGGGACTTTTGTCCTCGTTTGTGGAGCGGTGGCACCGGGAGACGTCTAGTTTCTATCTCTCAGTGGGAGAGCTCACGATCACACTAGACGACGTCTCGTCGCTTCTGCATCTGCTCGTGGTTGGCGACTTGCACGCCTTTCAGCCCTTGCACGTGGATGATGTGGTTCAGATGCTGGTGGACTTATTGATGGTCTCTGCAGAGTCTGCCATGGCTAAGACAGCCCAGTGTCGTGGACCGTACGTACGCCTGCAATGGGTACGTGATATATACAAGCGTCGATGCCAGGCAGGTCATTGGACAGCTACGGCTCGCGCATATCTTTTTCATCTTCTAGGTTGCACTCTGTtttctaacaagagtgcaaccaatgtgcatgttgtgtacttGGAGGCCCTTCGTGACCTCAGTCAGACCAGGAGGTACGCCTAG